In Serinus canaria isolate serCan28SL12 chromosome 5, serCan2020, whole genome shotgun sequence, the following proteins share a genomic window:
- the LSP1 gene encoding lymphocyte-specific protein 1 isoform X1: protein MSDSEGCQEGAEGMSQVGDESPEENERLTAQWSVEDEEEAARERRRREREKQLRSQAEESLNGTVPCPESAALAQQNHYEFKPSGPSELEEDEGFSDWSQKLEQRRQRSPRQSYEEEDSGVREAEVKLEQIQLDQESPEENMVIREEERLCPQEEEVQELEEEKQAEQEEKKRRRNDGGKEETPEKRQKAPSLASLEEEELCSDHTAVCSTKITDRTESLNRSIQKSNSIKKSQPPLPVSKIDDRLEQYTQAIETSSKAPKPVRQPSLDLPTTSMMVASTKSLWETGEVTAQSAVKPSACKDIVAGDIVSKRSLWEQKGNPKPESSVKSIPSGKKYKFVATGHGQYKKVLIDDAAEQ from the exons GCTGACAGCACAGTGGAGCGtggaagatgaggaggaggcGGCGAgagagcggcggcggcgggagcgggagAAGCAGCTGCGGTCCCAGGCAGAGGAGAGCCTGAATGGCACCGTCCCCTGCCCCGAGAGCGCCGCGCTGGCACAGCAGAACCA cTATGAATTTAAGCCATCTGGGCCTTCGGAGCTGGAGGAAGATGAGGGGTTCAGTGACTGGTCCCAGAAGCTCGAGCAGCGCAGGCAGAG GTCTCCAAGGCAGTCTTACGAAGAAGAGGACAGTGGTGTGAGAGAAGCTGAAGTCAAACTGGAGCAGATCCAGCTGGATCAGGAAAGCCCAGAGGAGAATATGGTTatcagagaggaagagaggctGTGCCCGCAGGAAGAAGAGGTTCaagagctggaggaagagaAACAAGCTGAGCAAGAG gaaaagaagagaaggagaaatgatGGAGGGAAAGAAGAGACCCCAGAGAAACGCCAGAAGGCCCCAAGCCTTGCCAgcctggaagaggaggagctgtgctctgacCACACTGCAGTGTGCTCCACCAAG ATCACGGACAGAACTGAGTCGCTGAACCGCTCGATACAGAAAAG CAACAGCATAAAGAAGAGTCAGCCTCCTCTGCCTGTGTCGAAGATTGATGACAGGCTGGAGCAGTACACACAGGCTATTGAG acCTCCTCAAAGGCTCCAAAACCTGTCCGGCAGCCCTCTCTTGACCTTCCCACCACGAGCATGATGGTGGCCAGCACAAAAAGCCTCTGGGAGACTGGGGAGGTCACAGCCCAATCTGCTGTGAAGCCCTCAGCCTGTAAG GATATCGTGGCTGGAGACATCGTGAGTAAAAGAAGCCTTTGGGAACAGAAGGGGAATCCCAAACCTGAGAGCAGTGTCAAG TCCATTCCTTCTGGCAAAAAGTACAAATTCGTTGCAACAGGCCATGGCCAGTACAAGAAGGTGTTGATAGACGATGCTGCAGAGCAATAG
- the LSP1 gene encoding lymphocyte-specific protein 1 isoform X2: protein MTSAILRRNSSKQGLQNLIRLTAQWSVEDEEEAARERRRREREKQLRSQAEESLNGTVPCPESAALAQQNHYEFKPSGPSELEEDEGFSDWSQKLEQRRQRSPRQSYEEEDSGVREAEVKLEQIQLDQESPEENMVIREEERLCPQEEEVQELEEEKQAEQEEKKRRRNDGGKEETPEKRQKAPSLASLEEEELCSDHTAVCSTKITDRTESLNRSIQKSNSIKKSQPPLPVSKIDDRLEQYTQAIETSSKAPKPVRQPSLDLPTTSMMVASTKSLWETGEVTAQSAVKPSACKDIVAGDIVSKRSLWEQKGNPKPESSVKSIPSGKKYKFVATGHGQYKKVLIDDAAEQ, encoded by the exons ATGACCAGCGCGATCCTGAGGCGGAACTCCAGCAAGCAGGGCCTGCAGAACCTCATCAG GCTGACAGCACAGTGGAGCGtggaagatgaggaggaggcGGCGAgagagcggcggcggcgggagcgggagAAGCAGCTGCGGTCCCAGGCAGAGGAGAGCCTGAATGGCACCGTCCCCTGCCCCGAGAGCGCCGCGCTGGCACAGCAGAACCA cTATGAATTTAAGCCATCTGGGCCTTCGGAGCTGGAGGAAGATGAGGGGTTCAGTGACTGGTCCCAGAAGCTCGAGCAGCGCAGGCAGAG GTCTCCAAGGCAGTCTTACGAAGAAGAGGACAGTGGTGTGAGAGAAGCTGAAGTCAAACTGGAGCAGATCCAGCTGGATCAGGAAAGCCCAGAGGAGAATATGGTTatcagagaggaagagaggctGTGCCCGCAGGAAGAAGAGGTTCaagagctggaggaagagaAACAAGCTGAGCAAGAG gaaaagaagagaaggagaaatgatGGAGGGAAAGAAGAGACCCCAGAGAAACGCCAGAAGGCCCCAAGCCTTGCCAgcctggaagaggaggagctgtgctctgacCACACTGCAGTGTGCTCCACCAAG ATCACGGACAGAACTGAGTCGCTGAACCGCTCGATACAGAAAAG CAACAGCATAAAGAAGAGTCAGCCTCCTCTGCCTGTGTCGAAGATTGATGACAGGCTGGAGCAGTACACACAGGCTATTGAG acCTCCTCAAAGGCTCCAAAACCTGTCCGGCAGCCCTCTCTTGACCTTCCCACCACGAGCATGATGGTGGCCAGCACAAAAAGCCTCTGGGAGACTGGGGAGGTCACAGCCCAATCTGCTGTGAAGCCCTCAGCCTGTAAG GATATCGTGGCTGGAGACATCGTGAGTAAAAGAAGCCTTTGGGAACAGAAGGGGAATCCCAAACCTGAGAGCAGTGTCAAG TCCATTCCTTCTGGCAAAAAGTACAAATTCGTTGCAACAGGCCATGGCCAGTACAAGAAGGTGTTGATAGACGATGCTGCAGAGCAATAG